From the genome of Geothrix sp. 21YS21S-4, one region includes:
- a CDS encoding PLP-dependent aspartate aminotransferase family protein: MPKSALPLSLETQAVHAGREVLHEQGIHAMPIDLSSTYPLHDLEEGGRSLEAMALGGLPQGSAVYSRLYNPTVARYEQALAQLEGAEEAVAFGSGMAAVTACLMAAKQRGGHVVAVRPVYGGTDHLLASGLLGLDVTWAEVEGIGAAIRPDTSLVIVETPANPTLAMVDLDEVVRQAGKVPVLADNTFATPVLQNPIKHGVALVLHSATKFLGGHGDVLAGIVATNGEWATELRKIRVITGNVLHPLAAYLLHRGLPTLPLRVRAQQEGARIIAERLAAHPAVSAVHFPGLPGQDPKGLLSRQMQGPGSLMAFELKGGFEAAAVVMAEVKLMTPAVSLGSVDTLIQHPAALTHRVVDAEAREHAGISQSLMRLSVGLENPEDLWADLEQALVKAMAKLAVGASR; the protein is encoded by the coding sequence ATGCCCAAGTCCGCCCTTCCCCTGTCGCTGGAAACCCAGGCCGTCCATGCGGGACGCGAAGTGCTGCACGAGCAGGGCATCCACGCCATGCCCATCGACCTGAGCAGCACCTATCCCCTGCACGATCTGGAGGAGGGCGGCCGCAGCCTGGAGGCCATGGCCCTGGGCGGCTTGCCCCAGGGAAGCGCGGTCTATTCCCGCCTCTACAACCCCACCGTGGCCCGCTACGAGCAGGCTCTGGCCCAGTTGGAAGGGGCCGAGGAGGCCGTGGCCTTCGGATCCGGAATGGCGGCGGTGACCGCGTGCCTGATGGCGGCCAAGCAGCGCGGGGGCCACGTCGTGGCGGTTCGTCCTGTCTACGGCGGCACGGACCACTTGCTGGCCTCGGGGCTGCTGGGGCTGGACGTGACCTGGGCGGAGGTCGAGGGCATCGGCGCCGCGATCCGCCCCGACACCTCCCTCGTCATCGTGGAGACGCCCGCCAATCCGACGTTGGCGATGGTGGATCTGGATGAAGTGGTGCGCCAGGCGGGGAAGGTGCCCGTCCTCGCCGACAACACCTTCGCCACGCCCGTGCTCCAGAACCCCATCAAGCACGGCGTGGCCCTCGTTCTCCACAGCGCCACCAAGTTCCTGGGCGGCCACGGGGACGTGCTGGCGGGGATCGTCGCCACCAACGGCGAGTGGGCCACGGAGCTGCGCAAGATCCGCGTGATCACGGGCAATGTGCTTCATCCGCTGGCCGCCTACCTGCTGCACCGCGGTCTGCCCACGCTACCCCTGCGCGTCCGCGCCCAGCAGGAGGGCGCCCGCATCATCGCCGAGCGGCTGGCCGCGCATCCGGCCGTGTCCGCGGTCCATTTCCCCGGTCTCCCCGGGCAGGACCCCAAGGGTCTGCTGAGCCGCCAGATGCAGGGCCCCGGGTCCCTCATGGCCTTCGAGCTGAAGGGCGGGTTCGAGGCCGCAGCGGTGGTGATGGCCGAGGTGAAGCTGATGACGCCCGCGGTATCGCTCGGCAGCGTGGACACCCTCATCCAGCACCCCGCGGCCCTCACCCACCGCGTGGTGGATGCCGAGGCCCGCGAGCACGCCGGCATCTCCCAGTCCCTGATGCGCCTGTCCGTGGGCCTGGAGAACCCCGAGGATCTCTGGGCGGACCTGGAGCAGGCCCTCGTGAAGGCCATGGCGAAGCTGGCGGTGGGCGCGTCCCGCTGA
- a CDS encoding Lrp/AsnC family transcriptional regulator → MNLDRIDCDILVHLQKDARLSNKELAAAVGLAPSSCLARVQRLRTDGILKGAYAEVDPAALGVGLQALIAVQLRQHSRAQVKAFWKHAMGLPEVLAVFHVAGTHDFQVHVAVRDAHHLRDLALDAFTTRSEVAHIQTSLIFEWAKGPVMPNYRG, encoded by the coding sequence ATGAATCTGGACCGAATCGACTGCGACATTCTTGTTCATCTACAGAAGGATGCTCGGCTGTCCAACAAGGAACTGGCCGCGGCCGTGGGTCTGGCGCCTTCCTCCTGCCTGGCGCGCGTCCAGCGCCTGCGGACGGACGGCATCCTGAAGGGCGCCTACGCCGAAGTGGATCCCGCCGCCCTGGGGGTGGGGCTCCAGGCCCTCATCGCCGTCCAGCTCCGCCAGCACAGCCGGGCCCAGGTGAAGGCCTTCTGGAAGCACGCCATGGGGCTGCCGGAAGTCCTGGCGGTCTTCCACGTCGCCGGCACCCACGACTTCCAGGTCCACGTCGCCGTGCGGGACGCCCACCACCTGCGGGATCTGGCCCTCGACGCCTTCACCACCCGGTCCGAAGTGGCGCACATCCAGACCAGCCTGATCTTCGAGTGGGCCAAGGGCCCCGTGATGCCCAACTACCGGGGCTGA
- a CDS encoding helix-turn-helix domain-containing protein has protein sequence MTLPESTSCQLFRRAIDLLAKPWTGHILWSLQEGPLRFNELVTQVEGIGEKVLSARLKELECQGLLVRRVLPTTPVKVEYELTCKGQGFRHVVEAVTRWGEQLSAAELQPR, from the coding sequence ATGACCCTTCCCGAATCCACCAGCTGCCAACTCTTCCGCCGGGCTATCGACCTGCTGGCCAAGCCCTGGACGGGCCACATCCTGTGGAGCCTCCAGGAGGGGCCCCTGCGGTTCAATGAGCTGGTGACCCAGGTGGAAGGCATCGGGGAGAAGGTGCTTTCGGCCCGGCTGAAGGAGCTGGAGTGCCAGGGGCTGCTGGTGCGCCGCGTCCTGCCCACCACCCCCGTGAAGGTGGAGTACGAACTCACCTGCAAGGGGCAGGGGTTCCGCCACGTGGTGGAAGCCGTCACGCGCTGGGGCGAACAGTTGTCGGCGGCGGAGCTTCAGCCCCGGTAG